The window CGTTATCCGTAATATTGACCGTAACATCAGCGATCACAATCGCATTATAATTTCCATCTGCGCTTGATGCTGTATGGCCCACAGCGCTACTATGATCGCCTTCGTACAGCGTGTCGTTTGTTGCTGTAACCGTTACCGTTTGCGGGGTATCCCAATTTCCTGTGGTGAAGGTTAACGTGGCCGGACTTGTGGTACATCCACTGTCGGTATCTTCGCAAGCTGGCGTAATCACTACATCGGCCGTTGGCAAAGCATCCAGCACCATCGTGTACGTATCGGTTGATCCACCTTCGGTGACGTCGGTTGAGGCAACTGACTGAGTAATCGTCACACCTGCAACAGCATCTGTAGCACCATTCACAATCGCCACACTTTTTAACTCTGGCGTGTAACTGGTGCTGTCTGATTCTAAAAGTGTTTTATATTGGAAGTATTGGCTCGCAGCACAAGCAGTTAAGCCTGAAATATCAACTGAAGGAAGCGCAATGGTATTTGTAGTGGATTCTGTAAAGTACGCACTTGTGCTACTATCTGGCCCCATGAAGCTTTCGCCTAAACATGCGCTGTCATTACAACAACGAGCTTGAAATTTTTGACGAAGAGCGCCGCGTTTGTACATGTCAAGCACTTCTGTACTAGTGAGCTCTTCATCCCAAATACTCATTTCATCAAGGGTACCATTGAAATAAGCGCGTGAAGTTGAAATGTCTTGGTCACCAATGCGTAAAGGAGCAATGGTATCAATCATTTTTGAATAGCTATTATTCGTAGGTGTAATATTTGCTGAAGCACCATTGATATAAAAAGTTAATCCGCCTGTTGTTTTACTTCCATCATAGGTAGCACACACATGCTGCCAAGTGCCGGTAACCACTGAATTTGTATCCGTTTGCAAACCAAGGTAGGCTGTTCCACCACCATTACTATACAGATAAAACTGAAATTTTTTATTCGTAAGCGTACCAAACTGCCATTCATAATATTTTGTGGAACTCACCGTTTTCATTTTAGAAGCCATCATCGCGGTTTGATCAACATCACTATTAAGCCATGTACACACACTAAACGCTGTGTCTGTCGTACCATCTGTGAATGAAAGCTCTGCCTTGTCACCGCAATCTGCATATGAAGTACTGCCATCAAAATCGATGGCATCGCTTACTTTGCTTTCAGAATGAGCATAGCTAAGTGCATTTGCAGTACAGTTAAAGTGATTTCCCGAATCATCCCGTAAATCACCCGAGGCTTCATTCATGTGGTAAAGCGCCAAAAGATTGGTGGGATCAAAATTACCAGTGGTATATGCACTTTCTGTATTGTTGTCTGCTGTACCAGCTGCAATGCTTGCAACTTCATTAGACGATAAAGCACGAGAAAAAATGGCAACATCATCCATACTTCCAGTAATAGGCGTTTTGCCTGAATCTGTACTTCCAAGCATAAGAGGTTGTGTGGTGTCGTAAATGTCTGCTGGTATGGTACCTCCACAAGAAAGTGTCAGCGCTGTACCATCTCGGTATATTTTCACCTTATCGGTGTTATTCACACCGGATCCATCGTACACAACAGCAAGGTGATACCATCTTCCTACCGTAAGATTTGCATCTGTCGTCGAGCAATAGTTCGCACCAGCATCAGATGAACTGCTTGAAGCGAAAAAAACGAGCTCATCGGAAGCTGATAAGTCTGTACGAAAGAGGATGGAATTGTTTGTTGAGTTCGTAGGATTCCATTTGGTAACAATATTTTTATCTATGGCTAAGCTCGTTTGTTTCATCCACAACGACAGAGTAAGCGCAGTACCTTGAGACTCGGTTATATTTCCAAAATCAACTTCATCATCTACACCATCAAAACTAAGAGCAGTGTTATAGACACCAAGTGATGAATAGGTTACGCCTGTGGCAGTACCATCATAGCCATTTCCAGAGGTATCACCAATCACCCCCGAGCTTTCATTCATCAACGCACGTATTGCCAAGCCTGTTGTGTCAAAGGAATCGTCTTCAATAATGGGAGTACTTTGACTGCTGGGCAATTCTTTCCCGGCAGGTCTGTTGGGAACCCAAGCAAGTGTAGACCACAACACATCGGCTTTAGCATCTTTGATGTCGGAAATGTACGTACCGTCAGTTCCATTTGTAGATTGTTCAACCCAGCTATTCGCAGCATCCCACTGTACGGCAACATCGTCGTCACCGGTATCGATGTTAAAGGTTCCAGAGCTGTTATCGGTGAGAGTGCTCGCTTGAGCTACAGGAGTATAGATAAGGGACGACATCAGATACGTCATCAGCACAAGATACGTAAATCGATGCTTGCGAAAAAAATGTTGAAACCGACTCAACATGAAACTCCCCCCAAATCCCTTCAAAAACTGTTGTAATGATTGAAAAAAGGATACTCTCTTTTAAGACAAAAAACCACCATTATTTTCTTATTTTGATACTTGTGACAAAAATAGTGTTTTTAAACACTTATTATTTTATCATTATGAGAATTAATTGGTAAAACACTGTTTAAAGGGATTGGGAAGGCCTTTTGGGGAAAAGAGGAAGTGGGAGGTTTCTGGGGTGGGGAGGCATCAACAGTTTTTTTTATTTTTGTCATCCTCTGCCTTGAGCAGGCCTGCCGGCAGGCAGGGGATCCAGAATTTTTCTTTTCTAATGCCCTTAGACAGCACATCACTTGAATTGCTGGATCCCCGCCAAAATCATGCGAGGATGACAAAAAACAAAATTGGCAGAGGAGATTGCTTCACTTCGTTCACAATGACAATGAGTTGACTAAATTTCTAGCTCTACAGGTGATGGGCGATGCCCTCTTCTAGCCAAGGATCGCCTTTGGCCACAACCGGAATACGGCTTAAGAGTTTTAGGACGCAGAGCAAGAAAAGAGAACCAAAGCTTAAGAACATGGCCACTTCTGTCCAGCCAAAAACTGGAGCTTCTTTGAAGAACGTGGGGAAGACTAGCCAGTACACGTCAATCCACTGTACCAACAAAAGCCACACCGCCACAAAGAGAAGAACATTTTCTTTTTTCTTCGCCGCTTGAGAAATGAGCATGAAGAAAGGAATGATGAATTTAATTATACCAAGTGAGATAGAGAGAGATTTCCAGCCACCGTGAAATCGCTCGATGTAGAAAAATGTTTCTTCCGGCAAGTTGGCATACCAAATGAGCATGAACTGTGAAAAGCCGATGTACGCCCAGAAAATCACAAAAGCAAAAAGCAATTTTCCCAAGTCGAACAAATGTCTCTCGTTGATAAAATGTTGAAGGTAACCAAGTTTGCGCAACACAATGGTGAAAATGGTAAGCGTTGATAAACCCGCAAGAAATAAAATCACCCAACAGTAAATGCCAAAAATGGTACTAAACCAGTGTGGAGAAAGTGACATCATCAAGTCAAAACTTGCAAAGCTAAAGAGCCATCCAAAAAATAAAATGAATGGCGCAGAAAGATAAGAATTTCTTTTGCTGAAACGAGGATCGCGTGTTTCATCTTGTTTAAGTGAATGCTTCAACATAAAAAACCCGCAAACACCCACCAACAAAAGCAATGCGAACTGACGAATGGTGAAGAATGGTATATTCAAGTACGATTGTTTTGCGCTGAGAATTGCATCGTTCATCACCACATCATGATGCGTCCACTCATAAAGATGATGAACTCCAAAAAGTAACACCACAAACAAAATCGCCATCACCGGAACAAAAGCTACAAATGATTCTGCGATTCTGCGAATGGGAATGCTCCACTTTGATGCAGTGATATACTGAAGTGCAACAATGAATGTTCCCGAAAGACCAATGGCTCCCCAAAAATAATAGTTGGTCAAAAAGTTGGCCCACGCGCGAACGGGATTTGACTGAAGCATCAACACAAAACTCACAATGCCAAGAACAAACAATGCTGTAAGGATGCCTTTGAATTTGGGAGAGACTTCTAATTTTTTTACAGTTGGTATCATCATGGTTTTTTCAGTATTTACTGTTGTTGTTTCAATTTTTTCAAATGCATCTCAAGCCGTTTTACATCGCTTGGTTTTGGATCGTCAGCACGCTGCAATGCGCGAAGATAGTGAGTTATAGCCCAACGCTCTTCGGGCAAAGTTTGAGAAGCATAACTTGGCATGAGGTTTTGGCCTGTTGAAATCACGTGAAAAATTTCACCGTCTTCCCACGATTTAATTTTATCCGAAAGTAAAGATGGCGGCCGTGGAAATTTTGGAACAATCGTGCCATCTCCCTCGGCACTGTGTCCATGACAAACAACGCAGTAGATTTCGAACGCTTTTTTTCCGCGAGCAAACACTTCAGTGGTGCGAGGCAAAGGATTGTTGAGTGCATTTTTTGCACGCTCACGTTCATCGGCTGCGTAAGGATAAACATCAACATTGCGCGCAACGGTGCCTTCTACCGCTGTTTGCGGAGCTGCTTCTTGCGCCTTCACAGAAATTTGATCCATCATGTCTGGCATGTATTCGAATGCTGGTTTATCAGCACTTGAACAAGCCACACAAAGTGAAACAAGTGAAAAACTAATCAAGATGTTTAATTTCTTGTGCATTGCATTCCTTAAAAACACTGTCGATTTTTTCTTCATGATAATGAACATCACTACTATCTACAAAAAGTGCGAACTGATCATCGGTGATGCGTGGATCAAGTTTTCGCGTTTTCAATCCGTGGTGAATGATCATCGCCCACAAAATAAGCACTGTCGTGACTCCGCTGAACAAGATAGTAAGCTCAAACGTAACGGGAATAAATGAAGGCCAGCTAAAGGCCGGCTTTCCACCAATGTTGAGATGCCAGTCAACTGATTGCGTCCAATACTGAAACAAAAGCCCAAGCGATCCGCCAGTGAGGCCAAAGAAAAGTGCGGAATACGAAATCCAAGAACGCTTAATCCCCATGGCGGCTTCCATTCCGTGAATGGGAAACGGACTAAATGCATCCATCTTTTTGATATTGAGATGGCGCAGTCTTTTTGCAGCCACCAAGACTTCATGCGGATCATTGAAAAGAGCTATTTTCCCTTTCATCAGTGACCTCCCTTATGGGCATTGGGACTTGGCATAATTGACTTCACTTCAAACATACAAATAGTGGGAAGCACTCGACAGAAAAGGAGGAAGAACATCATGAAGAAACCAAAACTACCAATGGTAATTCCCCAATCGTGATCTGTCATTTTATAGTATCCCCAATTTGCGGGAAGGAAATCGCGATGCAATGAAGTAACTACAATCACAAAACGCTCGAACCACATTCCAATGTTGGCAAAGATTGATGCTACAAACATTACCGGAATGGAGCGTCGAAGTTTTTTGAACCAGAAAAGTTGTGGCACAATCATGTTGCAGCTTACCATAATCCAGTAGGCCCAAGCATACGGCCCAGCAATACGGTTGAGGAAAGCAAAGCGTTCGTAAATATTTCCGCTATACCAAGCGGTGAAAAGCTCGATCATGTAGGCATAGCCAACAATCATTCCCGTAACCAACATCACCTTGTTCATTTTTTCCATGTGGCCAATAGTGATGTAATCTTTGAGGTTAAACACTTCACGAACAATAGTAAGCAACGTAACCACCATGGCAAAGCCAGAGAACACGGCACCTGCAACGAAGTATGGTGGAAAAATAGTGGTATGCCAGCCAGGCACAACTGAAACGGCAAAGTCAAAACTTACAATTGAATGCACCGAAAGAACAAGTGGAGTACTCAAGCCTGCAAGAAGCAAATACACCATTTCATAGTGCGTCCACTTGCGGGCGGAACCTCTCCAACCAAAGGACATAACGCCATAGATAAGTTTTCGAATCTTATTTTTTGCGCGGTCGCGAACACTTGCGATATCGGGGATTAAACCTGTGTACCAAAAGAGAAAAGAAATAGTGAAGTAGGTTGAAACCGCAAACACATCCCACAAAAGTGGTGAGTTGAAGTTCACCCAAAGGTTTCTTTCATTGGGATAAGGAAATAACCAAAACGCAAGCCAAGGACGACCGGTGTGAATGAGCGGAAAAATTCCAGCAGTCATCACGGCAAAGATAGTCATAGCCTCAGCTGAACGGTTGATGGCTGTTCTCCACTTTTGGCGGAAGAGAAACAAAACTGCAGAAATTAATGTTCCGGCGTGACCAATACCAACCCAAAAAACGAAGTTGGTGATGAAGACTCCCCAACCAACAGGATGATTAAGACCTAAGGTTCCAAGGCCAACACGAAACATGTTCGTTGCATAACAAAGCCCCACCAAAAAAATGAGCACCGAAAGCACAAAACAAATCCACCACTTTTTCATCGGCAAAGATTCGAGTGGCTTGCACACCCTTTGCCCAATATCAGCGTAGCTTTTCCCCGGTGTCACTAAGGGTTCTTGAACGAGTTGGTTTCCTTGAATATCCATATCGATTTTACTTACACATTTCTAATTTTGGTTAAATACGTCACCACTGGACGTGTGTTAAGCTCTGCAAGTACATGATAGCCGCGTTGTGACGCTGCCATTTTTGCCACTTGGCTTTCTTTCATGTTTAAGTCACCAAACGTAATGGCTTGCGCTGGGCAGGTTTGCTGGCAAGCGGTTTTAATTTCGCCGTCTTTTAATTCTCGTTTTTCAATAATGGCATCATTTCGTTTTTCTTGAATCCGCTGAATACAGAAGGTACATTTTTCCATCACGCCTCTGCTGCGTGTGGTGATGTCTGGGTTCAAAACCTGATTCATCGGTTCTTTTATGCTAAGCGTTTGTTCAAAAAAGTTGAAGCGTCTCACTTTGTAAGGGCAGTTGTTTGCACAATACCGGGTTCCAACGCAACGATTGTAGCTCATCATGTTCAAGCCATCATCGCTGTGGAACGTTGCTAGTGTTGGGCAAACGGTTTCGCAAGGTGCATTGCTGCACTGCTGACAAGTCATAGGCTGATGTGAAACATTTGGATTTGCAGTTTTTCCTTTTTCACTGCTGTAGTAACGATCGATGCGAATCCAGTGCATTTCCCGTCCGCGAATCACCTGCTCTTTGCCTACGACGGGAATATTATTCTCCGCCTGACAAGCAACTACACAAGCGCTGCAACCAGTACATGCGTTGGTATCAATCACCATTCCCCAACGGTGGCCTTCGTATTTGCGTTCTTCCCACATGCTTGGAAGTTCTGCGTGTTTTTTTATTCCAGCATGAGGATTGTGCTGAAACTCTTTCCATGTTGCATCGGAAAAAATATCGTGGGCACGGTTTTCAAGTTCATGATGTCCTTGCGTGCAAGCAAGCAGTGCCGTTTTTCCTGTTTTTTCGAGCTCAACTTTTATTCCATTCCAGCTTGGAGTTTGATGCGCGTACGATTGAAAAGGATAAACCTGCATTCCATGAGGAGCCGCAAAGCCAAGCGCAACAGCTGCTGTAGCGTCATGCAATTTTGGCTGAATGTGAACTGGAAGCTCGGCAGAAAACGTTTCACTTTTTACTTTCACTACATCACCTTCGCGAAGTGAAAGCTTTGTTGCTGTTGCAAGAGAAAGGGAAACAACATTTTCCCACGTAAGTTTTGTGACGGGATCTGGAAGTTCCAGAAGCCAGCTGTTTGTATTATTTCTTCCATCGTAGAGAGAAAGACTTGGATAAAGCGCCAAGCTAAGTTCTGCAGATGAAGAAAGTTGTGGCAAGTTTTTCAACGCTGAAGGGTTGAAGGTTTCAGCAGAAGCTATTCTGCCGTGATCGTTTCTTTTGGAAGCAAACGCATCAACAAATCCCATCTTCAAGGCATCTTTCCAAGAAAGAGAACTTGAAACTCGAGGAAGCACTTCGCTTTTCCAATTGTGCTTCAACACTTCGTGATAATTTGATTCGCTGCCAGACCAATGCAGCAAAGAATCTTGACATGATCTACCTTGGTGAAGCGGCGCAATTACAGGCTGCACAAGGGTATAAAGTCCGCGCTCTGGATTTGCATCGCCCCAAGCTTCAAGGTAATGCGTGCCAGGACAAACGACATGGCTTTGTGCGGAGGTTGCCGTAAAATAATCTGCGCAAGAAATAACAAGCCCCACTTTTTTCAGCGCTTCTTCGCAGTTTAATTCTGCGGGAAGTGTAAAGAGAGGATCTGCATCGGCGACAATAAGCACTTCCACTTCACCAGCGTGCATTTCTGCCACAAGGTGTTTGAGTTCTTCAAACGAACTGCCCACGTAATCGCGAGGAGCAAGCGTCCAGTCTAGCGTTACACCATCATTGGCAAGTGTAGAGTTGATAAAGTTTACCGCCACTTGAAGCAGCACAGCATCTTTTGCATTTGGATTGGCTCCAACTACAAGACCTGTTCCGCGTGAAGCAACAAGTTCTTCTGCTGTTTCTACAATGTGAGATGCAGGAAAATTAATTTTGCTTTCAAGTTTTTCTGGAGCATAGCTTCGTAAAGAGCTTGCTACACTTGCATTTCCGGTTCGCCTTGCAACTTCATAAGCAAGACTTAGCGCAACAAAAATTTCATCTCCCGCTTTCACCGGAACAAACATATCTGCATTTGTACCCGTTACGGTTGGAACAGATTCAAAGGCAATGAAGCGTGACATTTTTCCCGCGTCAACATTTCTGCCTTCGGAAAATCCAGCCATATTGCGAACTGGATTCATCCAATTGCCAAGGAAATCGGCGCCAAAAGAAACAATGACTTTTGCCTCTTCAAAACGATAGCGTGGCAAGAGTGATTTTCCGTACGAAAGCTTTGCCGCTTCAACCATTTCATTTGGAAAAACAGAATCGTATGAAATGCTTGCTGCGTTGTAGGTATTTTCAAAACTTCGCAGTACTTTTTGCGTAGTAGGAGAGCTGCTTACACCCGTAAGCACTCTTATTTTTCCGCCTGTTTTTTTCACGGCATCAAGCTTGGCGATGATGTGCTTGTCGAGGTCTTCCCAGTTGCTTTCTTTTAGCGTTCCATTTTGCACAAAGCTTGGAGCTTTGATTCTATCGGGATGATACAAATCCAGCAAACTGGCTTGCGCTCTGGCTGAGAGGCCCGTTGCATTGAGAGGAGCATCAACATTTGGCTCAAGTTTAACCGGACGGCCTTCGCGCGTTCTGACTAAAACTGCATAAGAGGAACTTCCATCTTCAAAACTAGAAGCGTACCAAACCGGAACACCAGGAATCACACCTTCTGGCTTGTTGATGTAAGGCATAATTTTTTCAACAGGTCTTCGTGTACAGGCAGCGCCCGCCATAGCGATACTTGCCGCCATTACCTTTAAAAAGTCGCGGCGTTCCATGCCGGACATTTCGGCTTTCTGAGGAGGCTCTGCAAACTCTTTTCCCGTACGAGCTTCAAACTCTGCCGTTTGCTCGAGCTCTTCGATGCTTTTCCAAAAGGTCACATTTTTCTTCATATTAATAATGACAGCTTTCACAATGCGTTGGAGCATTTTTCTCACGATGGCAATCGATACAAAATCCCATCTGTAATGTTTTTACTTGGCTAACCCGTTCCATACTTCCCACATCACCATGACACTGCGTACAATCAAGCCCAGCCGCAATATGCCGTTCGTGGGTAAACCGAACATGATCTGGAAGATCGTGCACTTTTATCCACTCGAGAGGCTGCCCATTGGCATACATATCGCGAAGCTTTTGAATATAAGGACTGTCCAGCTTCACTACCTGGTGACAGTTCATGCAAATATTCATAGCAGGCACAACAGCGTGCTTCGATTTATCAACTCCCACATGACAATACTGGCAAGGGATTTGATTATCTCCGGCGTGAAGTTTATGGCTAAAGGGAATCGGCTGCTTTGGAGCATAACCAGTGTTGTCGCCAAGTTTCACCAAACTCCGCACTCCAAATGCCAATAAAATGACCGGAAGAGATAAAAGAGAAAGAAATAAAATTTTCTGGAAGCACTTACCCTTCAATGATTTCCCCTTGGAACAACCTCTCGTTGAAATAATGTGGGCGCTATCTACCCTCCTTGAAAATTTCTGTCGAGGAAAAAATCGAGATCAAATGAAAAAGTCTCAAACAGGAAATAAAGGACTCTCCGCCTCTAAAAAGTCTGAAGAAAACAAACTCTATTACGAACCCAAAAGAGGAGTTGCTTTCAAGCATACCTGTCACCTTCAACGCAAAAGAAAGCCCCCAGCTTTTTCCTTGCCTGTCCTCTAAGATCTTGTTAGAGGCCCTCACATGAAAATTCGGACTTTAACAATTTGCTTTTTTTTCGCCCTTTTTTCTCTTTTAT is drawn from Deltaproteobacteria bacterium CG11_big_fil_rev_8_21_14_0_20_42_23 and contains these coding sequences:
- a CDS encoding cytochrome C; the encoded protein is MFIIMKKKSTVFLRNAMHKKLNILISFSLVSLCVACSSADKPAFEYMPDMMDQISVKAQEAAPQTAVEGTVARNVDVYPYAADERERAKNALNNPLPRTTEVFARGKKAFEIYCVVCHGHSAEGDGTIVPKFPRPPSLLSDKIKSWEDGEIFHVISTGQNLMPSYASQTLPEERWAITHYLRALQRADDPKPSDVKRLEMHLKKLKQQQ
- a CDS encoding hydrogenase, coding for MDIQGNQLVQEPLVTPGKSYADIGQRVCKPLESLPMKKWWICFVLSVLIFLVGLCYATNMFRVGLGTLGLNHPVGWGVFITNFVFWVGIGHAGTLISAVLFLFRQKWRTAINRSAEAMTIFAVMTAGIFPLIHTGRPWLAFWLFPYPNERNLWVNFNSPLLWDVFAVSTYFTISFLFWYTGLIPDIASVRDRAKNKIRKLIYGVMSFGWRGSARKWTHYEMVYLLLAGLSTPLVLSVHSIVSFDFAVSVVPGWHTTIFPPYFVAGAVFSGFAMVVTLLTIVREVFNLKDYITIGHMEKMNKVMLVTGMIVGYAYMIELFTAWYSGNIYERFAFLNRIAGPYAWAYWIMVSCNMIVPQLFWFKKLRRSIPVMFVASIFANIGMWFERFVIVVTSLHRDFLPANWGYYKMTDHDWGITIGSFGFFMMFFLLFCRVLPTICMFEVKSIMPSPNAHKGGH
- a CDS encoding molybdopterin oxidoreductase — protein: MLQRIVKAVIINMKKNVTFWKSIEELEQTAEFEARTGKEFAEPPQKAEMSGMERRDFLKVMAASIAMAGAACTRRPVEKIMPYINKPEGVIPGVPVWYASSFEDGSSSYAVLVRTREGRPVKLEPNVDAPLNATGLSARAQASLLDLYHPDRIKAPSFVQNGTLKESNWEDLDKHIIAKLDAVKKTGGKIRVLTGVSSSPTTQKVLRSFENTYNAASISYDSVFPNEMVEAAKLSYGKSLLPRYRFEEAKVIVSFGADFLGNWMNPVRNMAGFSEGRNVDAGKMSRFIAFESVPTVTGTNADMFVPVKAGDEIFVALSLAYEVARRTGNASVASSLRSYAPEKLESKINFPASHIVETAEELVASRGTGLVVGANPNAKDAVLLQVAVNFINSTLANDGVTLDWTLAPRDYVGSSFEELKHLVAEMHAGEVEVLIVADADPLFTLPAELNCEEALKKVGLVISCADYFTATSAQSHVVCPGTHYLEAWGDANPERGLYTLVQPVIAPLHQGRSCQDSLLHWSGSESNYHEVLKHNWKSEVLPRVSSSLSWKDALKMGFVDAFASKRNDHGRIASAETFNPSALKNLPQLSSSAELSLALYPSLSLYDGRNNTNSWLLELPDPVTKLTWENVVSLSLATATKLSLREGDVVKVKSETFSAELPVHIQPKLHDATAAVALGFAAPHGMQVYPFQSYAHQTPSWNGIKVELEKTGKTALLACTQGHHELENRAHDIFSDATWKEFQHNPHAGIKKHAELPSMWEERKYEGHRWGMVIDTNACTGCSACVVACQAENNIPVVGKEQVIRGREMHWIRIDRYYSSEKGKTANPNVSHQPMTCQQCSNAPCETVCPTLATFHSDDGLNMMSYNRCVGTRYCANNCPYKVRRFNFFEQTLSIKEPMNQVLNPDITTRSRGVMEKCTFCIQRIQEKRNDAIIEKRELKDGEIKTACQQTCPAQAITFGDLNMKESQVAKMAASQRGYHVLAELNTRPVVTYLTKIRNV
- a CDS encoding cytochrome C translates to MLFLSLLSLPVILLAFGVRSLVKLGDNTGYAPKQPIPFSHKLHAGDNQIPCQYCHVGVDKSKHAVVPAMNICMNCHQVVKLDSPYIQKLRDMYANGQPLEWIKVHDLPDHVRFTHERHIAAGLDCTQCHGDVGSMERVSQVKTLQMGFCIDCHREKNAPTHCESCHY